The DNA sequence CAAAGGAAGCCTACGAGATGGCAAGAGATGGCGGCGGCCCTACCTTTATAGAATGCAAGACCATGAGGATGCACGGTCACTCAGAACATGACAGCGCTAAATACGTGCCGCGGGAATTATTGGAAGAGTGGAAGAAGAAAGACCCGATTTTGCATATGGAAAACTATTTGCTGGAAAGTAGTATATCTACAAGAGAGGAACTGGAAGACATCGACACACGGGTAAAAAAAGAGGTTGATGAGGCTGAGGCATTTGCGGAGGAAAGTCCATATCCTGATCCGGAAGACTGCTTGAAGGGTGTTTATGCAACACCTCTCTAGAAGAAATGTAAATGGTTCATGAAAAAGAAAAGGAAAATTATGAAAGAGATTACCTACCTCGAAGCAATTAAACAGGCAATGGATGAAGAAATGACAAGAGATCCAAGCGTGTTTATTTTGGGTGAAGATGTTGGAATTTTTGGCGGTGCTTTCCGTGCGACTGAAGGATTTTTGGAAAAGTACGGAACATGGCGCGTTATTGACACTCCATTATCTGAATCCGGCTTTACCGGTGCTGCAATTGGCGCGGCGCTCGCTGGTATGCGGCCAATAGTGGAAATGCAGTTTGCAGATTTTATCACATGCTCCTTTGATCAGTTGGTAACGGTAGCAGCAAAGAACCATTACCGATGGGGAGCGGCGACTCCGATTGTCGTGCGGGCGCCGTGCGGGGGAAATATTCATGGTGGACCATTCCACTCCCAATGTATTGAAGGATACTTTTTTAATGTGCCCGGATTAAAAATCGTTTTTCCTTCCACGGTATATGATGCGAAAGGCTTATTAAAGGCGGCGGTTCGCGATAATGATCCTGTTATTTATTGCGAACATAAATACCTCTATAGACGTATCAAAGATTCTATTCCCGAAGAAGATTACGTTGTGCCGATAGGGAAGGCCCGGGTTGCTCTGGAAGGGAATGATGTATCAGTTATTACCTATGGAGCAATGGTATATACCGCCCTGGAGGCTGCGCAAAGATTAAAGGAACAGGGTTGTTCGGTTGAAGTTATCGATCTGAGGACTCTTCTGCCTTTAGACAACAAATCTCTGTTCGATACCGTAAAAAAAACAAACAAGGTTGTTGTGTTACATGAACAAACGAAGACGGGTGGCGTAGGCGCCGAAGTCTCCGCCTTAATCAATGAGTACTGTTTTGATTACCTCGATGGCCCTATTATCCGCATTGCTGCCCCTGATACCCCTGTACCCTATAGCCCGCCATTGGAAGAAGCTTTTATTCCGCAGGTAAAGGATGTCGTTTCTGCAGTAGAGAAACTCATGCGATATTAATAAGCATTCGTAAGAGGAGGTTAAGAATATGCCTATTGACGTGATTATGCCACAGATGGGTGAAAGCGTAGCTGAAGGAACTATTCTCAAATGGCTTGTACATGAAGGGGATCGTGTTGAGAAGGAACAACCTATTGTTGAAATAAGTACCGATAAGATTGATACTGAAGTGCCTGCATCTGTTACCGGTGTTATAAAGAAAATTCTGTATCCTGAAGGAAAGACCGTGCCGGTACAGACAGTAATTGCTCACATTGAAGCTGTTGAACAAACAGAAGGCGCAGATATATCAGAAGAAAAGCTCAAGGTCGCAAAAGCGGTTGAAAAAGCAAAGGTAACAGAAGAAATTGAAAAAGCAGAAGAGAGAGGAAGAAGATACTCGCCCCTGGTGCGGAAATTAGCTCAGGAATATGCTATTAATCTGGAAGAAGTAAAGGGTACGGGTGAAGGAGGACGTGTTACAAAAAGGGACGTTATGGATTATATGGCTTCAAAAGCCGTTACTCCTGCACCTTCCCGAACAGAAGGCGAAACAAAGGTTTTTGAGAGAGAAACGCTTATTCCTTTCAATCCCAAGCGAAAGATTACCGCCGACAGGATGGTACAAAGCAAGCGGACAGCAGCTCATGTAACAACCGTATTTGAGATTGATATGACATCTATTGAACGATATCGGGAATTAAATAAAAACGCCCTGAAAAGAGAGGAAATACATCTTACGTATCTGCCGTTCATAACGCTTGCAACAGTACGCGCACTTAAAGAACATCCTCTCCTGAACTCCTCCTGGACAGATGAGGGTATTGTGCAGAAAAATTATTATAATATAGGAATAGCCGTGTCTCTTGAGGATGGACTCATCGTTCCTGTGGTACACGATGCTGATAAAAAGGATCTGCTGCAATTAGCTCAGGAAATTCAGGATCTGGCTCAACGTTCACGCACAAAGAGATTAAAACCCGAAGATGTACAGGGAGGGACTTTTACTATTACTAATTATGGTATTAACGGAAGTTTGTTTGGAACGCCTGTCATCGTATTGCCACAAGCGGCTATATTAGGTGTTGGATCTGTACTAAAAAGACCTGTTGTCATAGCGGATGCGATTGCAATTCGTTCCATGATGTATCTCAGCCTCTCATTCGATCATCGGATTATGGATGGAGCAAATGCCGATATGTTTCTTCGCAGAGTAAAAAATATTTTAGAAGGATGGGAGGTTTCCCCTTATAAGAAGGAGATATCGTATGAAAAGACAAAATCTTCTCCTCCAGCTTGATATCATGGAATACGGTGAAGCCTGGGAGCTTCAAAAGTTGTTATTAGATGCCAGAATTTCTGATAAAATAAAGGATTGTTTTCTCTTACTTCAACACCCTCCTACTTTTACGTTTGGCCGCAGATATAAAGAAATTAATTTAATAGCGAATAAAAGGCAGTATGAGGATAAGGGTTTTGCCGTCTATAAAACGGATCGGGGTGGCCTGGCTACTTATCATGGTCCAGGTCAGATAGTTGGTTATCCTGTCATAAAAATGTGTACCTATACGAAGGACTATTATCAATACCTGAGAATGCTGGAAGAGGTGATGATAAGGACGCTATCAGACTTTGGCATCAGGGCGGAACGAAAAGAGGAATACACAGGTGTCTGGATAAACAAGGCAAAGATCGGATTTATTGGTGTTCGGATTGCACTTGGCTATACCATGCATGGATTCTCTCTTAACGTGAATAACGATGTATCGCCATTTAATTATATAACTCCTTGTGGAATTCAGGGAGTAACGACTACGTCTGTTCAGGAGCTGTCCAGTATAAAGATATCTGTTTCTGATGTGTATACGAGAATTGCCAGTCATTATTCAGAGGTATTTCAAATACAGCTCCTACCGGTTGAAATGGAACCAATATTTCAAAAGATTGGTTTTAAGAAAAAGAGACTTCTTTGCAAAGGCGCAAATCTGAAGGTTTGTCCTGCGTAGTTGAAATTCCTAAACATTAAGTTAGGCACGGGAAAACCATCCCTGCTTAAAGCCTGCAGGGACAGGGTTTGTTCATGCCACCCTTTAACACTTACAAGGATCATTTTATGATCAAACAAGAAGATATAAATATAAAGGATTGCAAAAATAATATTCGTGAAAAGGGTATGAAAAAAGAGATCTTTGGCAGTATAAAGGATAAGGAAATAGCTCACATAACGTATGACCGATGGATGGGAGGCCCACGCGGGCCAGAAAGAATAACATTTAAGGATGGTAGCGCTGTAATATTTAAGTGTGATATCCGGCATTACTGGATGGCCGATAATCCCGATACCCCAATTCGGGAAGCGATTGTTTATCAAATTGATAAGATAGTAGAACTTGGTCTGGTGCCTAAAACGATGGTGATCGATGACACCATCAATAAAACACGATATGATGGCTCAGTTCAGGAATGGATCCAGGATGCTAAAGATGGATATCAGGTAGAAAAATTTACCGAGGAACAGAGAAAAGATTTTATACGGTTAAAGGCATTTGATTTTGTAATTGGAAATAACGACAGGCATTTAGGAAATATATTATTTACAGAAGATGGTAAGATGCATGCGGTAGATAATAATGCCTGCCTTATTATCGATAAGCATGAGGATATTTTATCTTTTTCAGATTCAATAATACCCTTTTTTAGCAGAACTGTTGTCCATGATATGCCATATATTGTTGATCTCATAGAAAAGTTTTACCATAATAAAAACAAAATATTAGACCTCATAGATAAATATATCCATGATAATACAGAACTTGCTAAGCTTATGGTAGAGTCAAGGATTAATTATCTCTACAAGATGATAAAAAAATATAAACCATTCTCCAGAAAGTATAGAGAATGGCGAGAGGGGTTGGAGGAGGAAGTGAATGCTATCTTACAAAAGAATGTCTTACCGTAGAGTATGAAAGTAAAAAATATAAGGTATGAAAATACTGGTAATATCCGACATACATGGTAATCTCAATGCATTAGAAGCGGTATGTGAAGAAGAAGCTGATTTAGTTTTTTGTCTGGGTGATATAGTAAATTATGGGCCATACCCCAGGGAATGTATTAAAAAAGTTCGGGACTTAACGGATATCATTGTTCGTGGAAATCATGATCATGCGGTAGGGAGGGATATGGATTGCGGGTGTTCTGTAAAATACCAGGAACTCAGTAATGCGGGAAAGGTCTTCACACGTGACATCTTAAATACATCCGAAAAAAACTTTCTTGGTAATTTACCCATAACACTGCATAGAGAGGCAGAGGGAAAGTCATTTTTATTAGTGCACGGCTCGCCCAGTGGCGATATTTATAAATACCTTAAACCCGATATTTCTGATGAGGAATTAGAGGACAAGATAAAGGGTATTCATGCCGATGTTATTTTTATCGGCCATACGCATCTTCCGATGGTACAGAGAATAAAGGATATAGTTATCGTGAATCCTGGCAGTGTGGGTCAACCCCGTGATGGTATTCCTGAGGCATCATACGCTGTATGGGAAGATGGTCAAATTGAGATAAAACGGGCGCAATACGATATTGAGGCAACTATTTGCGGATTACAAGCAACAAATATGTCATATCAACAGATTGAAATACTTGCAGGGATTTTAAGAAAAGGCGGAATGTAGGGACGAATCGGCGAGTTGTCCCTCTATGCATCAAGCTAAGAATAGTGTTCCATAAAAAAAGAGGTATCTCCTTGTAAGAACAACGTGTGTCCATGTTCCCCTCTAATCCCCCTTAACCCCCCTTTAAAAAAGGGGGAAAGAAGGATAAGTTTAGAAAAGGGAGAACGAGGGATTTCCTCCTTTTCTAGGGGGGAAACTTCTTTTTTTCCACACTTTTCTAAAACATTCATCATTTCCCCCTTTTCTAAAGGGGGACTAAGGGGGATTACGGGTGGTTTGTTATTCTCCACCGTTTCCACATTTTAGCTTGATGCATATGGGCTAAAGCCTTGCCCTACATCGACTTTATTTTTTTCATAAGAGTAGGGGGCAGGTTTTAAACCTGCCCCTACGTACTATTTTTAATTATTGTATTACAATAAACTATTTGTCATAATGTAATTCAAGGTAAGATTTGTATGGAAAATTGTTTAGGGTAAGATAACAATGTCAAATGAAGCTGAAAAAGATACGAACCATCCATCAGAAAAAGTGGAAGTTGTGCAACCATCCGAGGTGCTATTTGCAGAACAACAGGCAATTATCCAGTCTCTAAAACAAGAATTGGAATCGGGTAAGAAAAAGATTTGTGAAACCCAGGAAGCTATGCGGAGACTTGCCGCTGATTTTGATAATTACCAAAAACGGGTAGTAAAAGAACGTCAGGATATTGAACGCACAGCCACTGCATCATTGATCAAAAAGCTATTGGATATTTACGAGAGCCTGGAAAAAGCGATTTGTTCGTCAAAAGATGCGGCAGGAAATGAAATTGTGGATGGGATTAAATTAATTTTTAAAGAATTTTCCCGCATTATGAAGTCAGAAGGTCTGGAACCTATACATTCTATAGGCATCCCTTTGGATGTTTATAAGCACGAGGTCTTCATGCGAAAGATAGATGATGATGTCCCTGAAGATACCGTTTTGGAAGAGATTCAAAAGGGTTATTTACTAAATAAATTTGTATTAAGAACTGCAAAAGTGGTAGTATCACAGAAATCAAAACAGGAAAATATTCAGAATCTGGAAAAGACAGGAGAGGAAAAAGGAGGTTAAGATATGGCAAAGATTATTGGTATAGATTTGGGGACAAGTAATTCTGCTGCAGCCGCATTGATCGGTGGCAAACCCACCATAATTCCCAGCGCGGAAGGCTCAACCCTGGGTGGCAAAGCATTTCCTTCATATGTTGCATTTACAAAAGATGGTGAAAAACTCGTGGGTGAGCCTGCAAGAAGGCAGGCCGTTAGCAACCCTGAAGGGACTATCTATGGAATTAAGAGAAAAATGGGCACCGATCATAAAGTCACCATTCGTGGTAAAACCTTCACTCCTCAGCAAATATCCGCATTTATCTTGCAGAAGATAAAACAGGATGCCGAAGCATTTCTTGGTGAGCGGATTGAAAAGGCGGTAATTACCGTTCCTGCCTATTTTAATGATAATCAGAGGCAAGCTACCAAAGACGCGGGAACTATTGCCGGGCTGGACGTAGTCCGTATTATTAATGAGCCTACAGCAGCAGCATTGGCCTATGGGCTTGATAAGGTTGAGAAATCCCAAAAAATCCTTGTGTTTGATTTTGGTGGTGGTACCCTGGATTGTACCGTTATGGATTTCGGGCAAGGTGTTTTTGAGGTGGTTTCAACAAGTGGCGATACCCAACTGGGCGGCACCGATATGGATAACACTATTGTTGAATATCTGGTGGATGAATTTAAGAAGGAATACGGTATTGACATTAAAAATGATAAGATGGCTATGCAACGGTTAAGAGAAGCTGCGGAAAAGGCGAAAATAGAGCTTTCGACAACCCTCACAACCGATATTAATCTTCCGTTCCTTACCGCCGATGCCTCCGGGCCGAAGCACTTTACCCATACATTAACCAGGGCAAAGCTGGAACAACTCGTTTCTCCGATTGTCAGCCGATGCGCTCATTCAGTTGAACAGGCATTAAAAGACGCTAAGTTGACGCCAAATGACATCGACAAGGTTATTCTTGTTGGCGGTCCCACACGCATGCCAGTCGTACAGAGGTTTGTTGAAGATTATTTAGGGAAGAAAATCGAACGGGGAATTGATCCTATGGAATGTGTAGCCATGGGCGCAGCAATTCAGGCTGGTGTATTATCCGGAGAGGTCAAAGATCTTGTTCTTCTCGATGTAACGCCTCTCTCCCTTGGTATCGAAACCCTTGGTGGTGTGTTAACTCGTTTAATTGACAGAAACACAACCATTCCTACCAAGAAGAGCCAGGTTTTTACAACAGCGGAGGATAACCAGACGAGTGTGGAAATCCATGTACTTCAAGGCGAAAGGGCAATGGCCAGAGATAATGTGACACTGGGGAAGTTTCATCTTACCGGTATACCTCCTGCGCCACGAGGCGTTCCTCAGGTTGAAGTAAGTTTTGATATTGATGCAAATGGTATTATCAATGTTCATGCAAAGGATCTCGGCACAGGAAATGAACAAAAAATTACCATTACGGCTTCAACAAAGCTGAATAAAGAAGATATTGACCGCATGGTGAAACAGGCACAGGAATATGCAGACCAGGATAAACGGTCAAAAGAAAAGGCCGAAATAAAAAATAAGGCAGATAATCTTGCTTATAGTGCGGAAAAGACCTTAAAGGACATGGCAGGAAAGATAGATGCTGCTCAGAAAGAAAAGGTCGAAGCCGCTATTCGGGATTTGAGAGAATCGGTAAAATCCGAAGATGAAACGGGTATGCAGCAAAAGATGGATGCCCTGACAAATGTGCTGCATGAAATTAGCGCGAAGATGTATCAGGAATCTGCAAAAAAAGGAGAACAGCAACCACCACCTCCTCCCGGAAGTGAAGGGAAGAAAAAGGAAGGGAAGAAGGGTGAAGGTGGAGAGGAAGATATTATCGATGCTGATTATGAAGTAAAAGAATAACATGAAAATTGCAAAAGGACACAGATGAACGCAGATAAACACTGATTTTACAACAGCATATAAAAGC is a window from the Candidatus Jettenia sp. genome containing:
- the dnaK gene encoding molecular chaperone DnaK, which produces MAKIIGIDLGTSNSAAAALIGGKPTIIPSAEGSTLGGKAFPSYVAFTKDGEKLVGEPARRQAVSNPEGTIYGIKRKMGTDHKVTIRGKTFTPQQISAFILQKIKQDAEAFLGERIEKAVITVPAYFNDNQRQATKDAGTIAGLDVVRIINEPTAAALAYGLDKVEKSQKILVFDFGGGTLDCTVMDFGQGVFEVVSTSGDTQLGGTDMDNTIVEYLVDEFKKEYGIDIKNDKMAMQRLREAAEKAKIELSTTLTTDINLPFLTADASGPKHFTHTLTRAKLEQLVSPIVSRCAHSVEQALKDAKLTPNDIDKVILVGGPTRMPVVQRFVEDYLGKKIERGIDPMECVAMGAAIQAGVLSGEVKDLVLLDVTPLSLGIETLGGVLTRLIDRNTTIPTKKSQVFTTAEDNQTSVEIHVLQGERAMARDNVTLGKFHLTGIPPAPRGVPQVEVSFDIDANGIINVHAKDLGTGNEQKITITASTKLNKEDIDRMVKQAQEYADQDKRSKEKAEIKNKADNLAYSAEKTLKDMAGKIDAAQKEKVEAAIRDLRESVKSEDETGMQQKMDALTNVLHEISAKMYQESAKKGEQQPPPPPGSEGKKKEGKKGEGGEEDIIDADYEVKE
- a CDS encoding alpha-ketoacid dehydrogenase subunit beta, with the protein product MKEITYLEAIKQAMDEEMTRDPSVFILGEDVGIFGGAFRATEGFLEKYGTWRVIDTPLSESGFTGAAIGAALAGMRPIVEMQFADFITCSFDQLVTVAAKNHYRWGAATPIVVRAPCGGNIHGGPFHSQCIEGYFFNVPGLKIVFPSTVYDAKGLLKAAVRDNDPVIYCEHKYLYRRIKDSIPEEDYVVPIGKARVALEGNDVSVITYGAMVYTALEAAQRLKEQGCSVEVIDLRTLLPLDNKSLFDTVKKTNKVVVLHEQTKTGGVGAEVSALINEYCFDYLDGPIIRIAAPDTPVPYSPPLEEAFIPQVKDVVSAVEKLMRY
- a CDS encoding metallophosphatase family protein, which gives rise to MKILVISDIHGNLNALEAVCEEEADLVFCLGDIVNYGPYPRECIKKVRDLTDIIVRGNHDHAVGRDMDCGCSVKYQELSNAGKVFTRDILNTSEKNFLGNLPITLHREAEGKSFLLVHGSPSGDIYKYLKPDISDEELEDKIKGIHADVIFIGHTHLPMVQRIKDIVIVNPGSVGQPRDGIPEASYAVWEDGQIEIKRAQYDIEATICGLQATNMSYQQIEILAGILRKGGM
- a CDS encoding phosphatidylinositol 4-kinase, which codes for MIKQEDINIKDCKNNIREKGMKKEIFGSIKDKEIAHITYDRWMGGPRGPERITFKDGSAVIFKCDIRHYWMADNPDTPIREAIVYQIDKIVELGLVPKTMVIDDTINKTRYDGSVQEWIQDAKDGYQVEKFTEEQRKDFIRLKAFDFVIGNNDRHLGNILFTEDGKMHAVDNNACLIIDKHEDILSFSDSIIPFFSRTVVHDMPYIVDLIEKFYHNKNKILDLIDKYIHDNTELAKLMVESRINYLYKMIKKYKPFSRKYREWREGLEEEVNAILQKNVLP
- a CDS encoding nucleotide exchange factor GrpE, yielding MSNEAEKDTNHPSEKVEVVQPSEVLFAEQQAIIQSLKQELESGKKKICETQEAMRRLAADFDNYQKRVVKERQDIERTATASLIKKLLDIYESLEKAICSSKDAAGNEIVDGIKLIFKEFSRIMKSEGLEPIHSIGIPLDVYKHEVFMRKIDDDVPEDTVLEEIQKGYLLNKFVLRTAKVVVSQKSKQENIQNLEKTGEEKGG
- a CDS encoding 2-oxo acid dehydrogenase subunit E2, which translates into the protein MPIDVIMPQMGESVAEGTILKWLVHEGDRVEKEQPIVEISTDKIDTEVPASVTGVIKKILYPEGKTVPVQTVIAHIEAVEQTEGADISEEKLKVAKAVEKAKVTEEIEKAEERGRRYSPLVRKLAQEYAINLEEVKGTGEGGRVTKRDVMDYMASKAVTPAPSRTEGETKVFERETLIPFNPKRKITADRMVQSKRTAAHVTTVFEIDMTSIERYRELNKNALKREEIHLTYLPFITLATVRALKEHPLLNSSWTDEGIVQKNYYNIGIAVSLEDGLIVPVVHDADKKDLLQLAQEIQDLAQRSRTKRLKPEDVQGGTFTITNYGINGSLFGTPVIVLPQAAILGVGSVLKRPVVIADAIAIRSMMYLSLSFDHRIMDGANADMFLRRVKNILEGWEVSPYKKEISYEKTKSSPPA
- the lipB gene encoding lipoyl(octanoyl) transferase LipB; the encoded protein is MKRQNLLLQLDIMEYGEAWELQKLLLDARISDKIKDCFLLLQHPPTFTFGRRYKEINLIANKRQYEDKGFAVYKTDRGGLATYHGPGQIVGYPVIKMCTYTKDYYQYLRMLEEVMIRTLSDFGIRAERKEEYTGVWINKAKIGFIGVRIALGYTMHGFSLNVNNDVSPFNYITPCGIQGVTTTSVQELSSIKISVSDVYTRIASHYSEVFQIQLLPVEMEPIFQKIGFKKKRLLCKGANLKVCPA